The Thermoanaerobaculia bacterium region GCGCCGGCGGCATGGGCGAGGTCTACCGCGCCAAAGACACGCGGCTCGACCGCGAGGTCGCGGTCAAGGTCCTGCCCGAGCACCTCTCGGCCAACTCCGAGCTCCGGCAGCGATTCGAGCGCGAAGCGAAGGCGATCTCGGCGCTCACCCATCCGCACATCTGCACGCTCCACGACGTCGGCAACCAGGACGGCGTCGAGTACCTCGTCATGGAGCTCCTCGACGGCCAGTCGCTCGCCGAGCGGCTGGAAAACGGCGCGCTGCCTCCCGACCAGGTGATCCGCTACGGCGTCGAGATCGCGGATGCGCTGGAAGCCGCGCACCGGGCGGGGATCGTCCACCGGGACTTGAAGCCCGGCAACGTCATGCTCACCCGTTCGGGCGTCAAGCTCCTCGACTTCGGTCTCGCCAAACACCGCGCGGCGGCCGTCCAGAGCGAGATCTCGCAGCTCTCGTCGCTCCCGACCGAGCTCACCCCTTCGCGTCCGGCCCTGACCGAACAGGGCACGATCATGGGGACCTTCCAGTACATGGCGCCCGAGCAGCTCGAGGGGAAGGAAGCCGACGCGCGCACCGACATCTTCGCCTTCGGCTGCGTGCTCTACGAGATGGCGACGGGAAAGAAGGCGTTCACGGGCAAGAGCCGCGCCTCGATGATCGGGGCGATCCTGCGCGACACACCGGCGCCGATCTCGTCGATCGCGCCGATGACTCCGCCGGCGTTCGACCGGCTCGTTCAGACGTGCCTCGCAAAAGAGCCGGAAGACCGCTTCCAGACCGCGCACGACGTCAAGCTCCAGCTCCAGTGGATCGCCGAGGGTGGCTCGCAGGCGGGAGCGCCGGCCGTCGTCGTGTCGCGGCGGAAGACCCGCGAGAAGATCGCCTGGGCGGCCGCCGCCGTGCTCCTCCTCGGCGTGATCGCTCTGGGCTATGGCTACGTCCGCCGCAAGCCCGCGCCGGCATCCCCCGTCCGCTTCCAGCTCGTGCTTCCCGACGCGCTCTCGGTCGTCGAGGCACCGCGAATCTCGCCGGACGGCAAACTCCTCGCGTTCTCGGCGCGCAGTGTGGATGGAAAGTCGCAGATCTGGCTGCGCCCGCTCGAGGCGCTCGATCCGCGGCCGGTGCCGGGGACCGACGGGGCGTCGTACCGGCCGATCTGGGCGCCCGACAGCCGGCACATCGCCTTCGTCGCCGAGGGGAAGCTCAAGAAGGTCGACATCTCGGGGGCTCCCCCGCAGACGATCTGCGATGCGACGACCGGCGCCGACGGATCCTGGGGAAAGGACGGGACGATCCTCTTCGACGGCCAGGCCTCCGACCCGATCCGCCGCGTCTCGGCGGCGGGAGGACTCCCCCAGACGGCGGTGAAAGGCGAAGGCGGGGCGAGCGTCGGATGGCCGAGCTTCCTCCCGGACGGAAAGCATTTCCTCTATTTCGAATTCGGAGGCGGAACGGGGCAGGGACGCCTGATGGCGGCGAGCCTCGACCCGAAGGAGAAGGCGAGGAAAGTCCTCGACTCCGACTCGCTTGCCCAGTACGCGCTCCCCGGCGACCTGCTCTACGTCAAGGAAGGAACGCTCGTGGCCCAGGCGTTCGACGCGTCCGCCCTGAAGCTGACCGGAGAGCCCGTTCCGATCGCCGAGCGGATGGGGGCGACCGGAAACGGCCTCGCCGATTTCTCGGTTTCCGCCAACGGCGCGCTCGTCTACCGCGGCGGCGTCACGAACGAGGACCGCCTCGCGTGGGTCGACCGGTCCGGAAAGGAGCTCTCGGACGTCGACAAGCCGGCCGCGTACGCGTCGACCGCGCTCTCTCCCGACGGAACGCGCCTGGCGATGGACCTCTCCGATTCGCGATCCGACAAGAGCGACATCTGGATCCGCGACCTCGTCCGCGGCGTGACCTCGCGATTCACGTTCGACCCTGCCAACGAGACCGCTCCCGTCTGGTCGCCGGACGGAAGCCGTCTGGTGTATTCCTCGGACCGCAAGGGCCCTCCGGCTCTCTACGCAAAGGACGCCTCGGGCACGGGACCGGAGACCGAGCTCTGGTCCTGCGGCGAGACGGTGCTCGCCAATGACTGGTCGAGCGATGGGAAGTTCATCCTCGTGAACCGGCTGACGGCGAAGAGTTCCTGGGACATCTGGGTGTATCCGACCGACCGAACGGCCAAGCCATTCCCCTTCGTGCAGGGCGCGTTCACCGAGGTCATTCCGACGTTCTCTCCCGACGGCCGATACGTGACCTACATGTCGAACGAATCGGGCCGGTTCGAGATCTACGTGCAGCAGTTCCCGGGTCCGGGCGGCAAATGGCAGGTCTCGGCGGCGGGCGGCATCGAGCCGCACTGGAGCGCCGACGGGAAGACGATCTATTTCCGGAGTCTCGATGCGAAGATGATGGCGGCATCGGTCGAGGCCGGCGCGACGTTCACCGCGGGCGTCCCGCAGGCCCTCTTCGACGCCCGTCTGCAGCCGGGGAACCGGCGAAACTCCTACCTCGTCACCCGCGACGGGCAGAAGTTCCTCCTGCTGTCCCCGGTCGGCAGGGAAAAGATCGCGCCGATCACGGTGGTGCTGCACTGGCCGGAGACCCTCCACCAATAGATGAAGCTGGCGCGGCGATGCATCGAGCCGGGCGGGCGCGAACAGGCCAGCCGGCGGCTCGACGTAGGTTGCCACTACGCCTTCACCGCCGGCCGTCTATCCGCATCCCGCCGGGCTCGCGCCTTGCCGCGCCTCGTTCGCATCGTCAATTGAGATGCGCGCAAACCAGGATCGTCGCCCCGCGCGCGGCCATACATCGAGCCGGTCCGCCTCCGCTCTGCCGAGCTACGGCGCGATCAGTGGTGAGTTCGCGCGAGCCGTAAGGGCCGGTCGATGGCCTATAGGATCGCGCCGAAGCTTCAGCGAAGGCGGAGCAGGCGCGAACAGGCCAGCCGGCGGCTCGACGTAGGTTGCCGCTACGCCTTCACCGCCGGCCGTCTATCCGCATCCCGCCGGGCTCGCGCCTCGCCGCGCTCGTCGTCCCCCGCATCGAGAAGGCGTCAAAAGCCCTGGTTCCTCGCCTTGTCGTGTACCCGCTGGATTCCTGAACCGGCGAATGCCCGACGCCCTCGCACGCGCCGAACCGAGATAGAATCCCAGCAGTTTTCGCCGCACAACGGGATGAGACACGCCGGGACCCGGGCGGGCAGGCCGGCGGCCGCTGACGGCTCGGGAGCGACATGCTGGCTACGGGATCGCGGCTGGGACCTTACGAAATCCGCTCCCTCCTCGGAGCGGAGAGCCCTCGGTCCCGCCGAAGCCTCGGCGAAGGCGGATTCGGCGCGGCAAGGAAGCTGTCATGACGCTCGCCGCCGGAACGAAGCTCGGTCCGTATGAAGTCATCTCTCCCCTGGGGGCCGGTGGCATGGGCGAGGTCTACCGCGCCAAGGACACGCGTCTCGACCGCGAGGTCGCAATCAAGGTGCTTCCGGAGCATCTCTCGGCCAATTCCGAGCTCCGGCAGCGGTTCGAGCGCGAGGCGAAAGCGATCTCCGCGCTGACGCATCCGCACATCTGCACGCTCCACGACGTCGGCAACCAGGACGGCGTCGAGTACCTCGTCATGGAGTGCATCGAGGGGCAGTCGCTCGCGACGCGGCTCGAGAGCGGGCCGCTCCCGCCCGACCAGGTGATCCGGTACGGAACCGAGATTGCCGACGCGCTCGAAGCCGCGCACCGGCAAGGAATCGTCCACCGGGACTTGAAGCCCGGCAACGTCATGCTGACCCGCTCGGGCGTGAAGCTCCTCGACTTCGGACTGGCCAAGCATCGGGCGGCGGCCGTCCAGAGCGAGATTTCGCAGCTCTCGTCGCTGCCGACCGAGCTGACCCCCTCACGCCCGGCCCTGACCGAGCAGGGGACGATCATGGGGACATTCCAGTACATGGCGCCCGAACAGCTCGAAGGGAAGGACGCCGACGCCCGAAGCGACATCTTCGCGTTCGGATGCGTCCTCTACGAGACGGCGACCGGGCGGAAGGCGTTCTCGGGAAAGAGCCGGGCGTCGCTCATCGGTTCGATCCTGAAGGACCAGCCCGCTCCCATCTCCTCGATCCAGCCGATGACGCCGCCGGCCCTCGACCGGCTCGTCCAGACGTGTCTCGCCAAGGAGCCCGACGACCGGTTCCAGACGGCCCACGACGTCAAGCTCCAGCTCCAGTGGATCGCCGAGGGCGGCTCGCAGGCGGGAGCGCCGGCGGTCGTCGTGGCCCGGCGCCGGAGTCGCGAGAGGACGGCCTGGGCGGTCGCGGCCGCGGCGAGCATGGCGGCGATCGCGCTGGGAATCGGCTTCCTGCGCAGAGCACCCGCGCCGAAGCGCGTCATGCGCTTCGAAATCCCCCAACCGGCCGGACTGACGCTCATGGGCGCCCCGAAGGTCTCGCCGGACGGCCGGAACGTCGCCTTCGTCGGAACCGATGCGCAGGGGAAGAGCGAGCTCTGGCTGCGTTCGTTCGATGCATTGACGGCGCGCCCGATCGCCGGCACCGAGGGTGTGACGACGCTCGTGCGTCCCTTCTGGTCCCCCGACAGCCGCTTCGTCGGCTACTTCGTCGGCGACAAGCTGATGAAGATTCCGCTCGACGGTGGCCCGCCCCAGAAGATCTGCGACAGCCCGACCCTCGGCGACGGTACGTGGAGCGAGGATGGAACGATCCTCTTCGACGGCACGGCCGGCGATCCGATCCGGCGTGTGGCCGCGGACGGCGGAATTCCCAAGGTCGAGGTCGCGACAAACATCAAGGGCCTGACCGGCGTCGGCTGGCCGCAATTCCTTCCGGGCGGAAGGCGATTCCTCCTCATCAACAACGGCGGCAAGGAGGCCGACAACGGCGTCTGGATCGCCGAGCTCGGCGGCGGCGGGCTCCACCGGGTAGTGAGCGGCCTCTCCCGCGTCGAGTTCGCTCCGCCCGACGAACTGCTGTTCGTAAGGGAAAACACGCTCGTCGCACAGAGGATCGATCCCTCTTCGGGAAAACTGCGCGGGGATCCGATCCCCGTTGCGGAAGGCGTTGGAATCCAGAACGCCGGGCAGGCGGACTTCTCGGCGTCCCGGAACGGCGTGCTCGTCTATCGGGCCGGGCAGTCGGAAGAGAATCGGCTCGCCTGGATCGATGTTTCGAACGGACACAGCGACGCGGGAGCCGACCTCGGAACCGGCCGAAACCCCGCGCTCTCTCCCGACGGGCGATGGCTCGCCGTCGACCGGGCCGAGGGGAAGAGCCAGGACATCTGGCTGCGCGACCTGAAGCGAGGCGTGAGCTCGCGATTCACGACGGACCCAAAGCCCGAATACGCTCCGCTCTTCACGCCGGACGGAAAGAGCCTCCTCTACTCCCGCGATGAGGGAGGCGGCCGATGGGCGATCGTCTCGCGATCCCTCGATTCGCCTGACGAAAAGATCCTCGTTCCTGCGGCCCCGACGCAGCTCACGCTGGCGATTTCGCCGGACGGAAAGAGTCTGCTCTACCAGTCCATCAAGGGGACCGTGGGCACGCTGGCGTTCGGGCTATTCGTCACCGATCTCGCGGCCGGCGGTCCCGGAAAGGCCTACTCTCCCTCGTCGTTCGGCGAGCTCGGAGGAACGTTCTCTCCGGATGGCGGGTGGATCGCCTATTCGTCCAACGAGTCGGGCCGATTCGAGGTCTACGTCCAGGCGTTCCCCGAGCCGGGCCGGAAGTGGCAGATCTCCACCGATGGAGGCGGCTCACCGATCTGGGCGCCCGATGGACACGGTCTGTACTACGTCGCCGCGGATCGCAAACTGATGCGGGTCGACGTCAAGACCGCGCCCGGGTTCGACGCGGGCGTTCCACAGGCGCTCTTTCCGATTGCCCTCGCGCCCGGCCGAGCGCGGAACAAGATCCTCATCTCGCCCGACGGAAAGCGGCTGTTGATCATGGGATCGGCCAACGCGGGCGCCTCGACACCGATGACCGTGGTCTTGGACTGGAACGCGGCGGTGCGAAAATAGGCGCACGGAGTCGATGACGCTCGCATCCGGCGACCGCCTCGGTCCCTACGAGATCCTCTCTCCGCTGGGCGCCGGAGGCATGGGAGAGGTGTACCGGGCGAAGGACACCAAGCTCCAGCGCGCCGTCGCGGTCAAGGTGCTGCCCGAATCCCTCGCCGCCGATCCGGAGCGCCTCGCGCGATTCGAGCGCGAGGCCCGCGTCCTCGCTTCGTTGAACCACCCGAGCATCGCGGCGATCTACGGCGTCGAGGACTCGACGTCCGTCAAGGCTCTCGTTCTCGAGCTCGTCGAAGGACCGACGCTCCAGGACCGGATCGAAGCCGGGCCGATCCCGGTCGAGGAGGCGCTCCCGATCGCCCGCCAGATCGCGGAAGCGCTCGAGGCCGCGCACGAGAAGGGGATCGTCCACCGGGATCTCAAGCCCGCCAATGTCAAGGTCGATCACGACGGCAAGGTGAAGGTCCTCGACTTCGGACTCGCGAAGGCCCTCGATCCGGCCGCCTCGTCTTCCTCGCCCGACCTCTCGCACTCACCGACGCTCTCGATCGGAACGCAGGCGGGAATGATCCTCGGCACCGCCGCGTACATGAGTCCCGAGCAGGCGCGCGGAAAGACCGCCGACCGCCGGGCCGACGTCTGGGCGCTCGGCGTCGTGCTGTGGGAGATGCTGACCGGCCGGCGGCTGTTCGCCGGGGAGACCGTCTCCGACACGCTCGCCGCCGTCCTGCGGCAGGAGATCGACTGGAGCGCTCTCCCCGAAGACGCCCCTCCGGCCGTGCGGAAGCTCCTCGTCCGCTGCCTCGAACGTGATCCACGAAATCGCCTCCACGACGCCGCCGACGCGCGGATCGAGCTCGACGAGGCCGGCGGGACGGAGCCGGAGGCCGCCGGCGCGTCGCCGGGACCGCGGCGGCCGTCTCGGACGGTCTGGCTCCCCTGGGCGATCGCGGCAGCCGCACTCTCCGTCGGGGCCGTCGCGATCTGGAAGGCTCGAGCTTCCCGTCCCGAGGTCGCGCGGCTCTCGATCGCCCTCCCCGCCGGCGTCGCCCTCGACACCGACACGCCGGTCCAGGCGCAGATCCTCGCCATCTCTCGCGACGGCAGGCGCGTCGCCTTCCGCGGCCGGACCCGGGATGGCGCCATGCTCTACCTGCGTTTCCTCGACGGAAGCGAGGCGGCGCCGATCCGCGGAACCGACGACGGCTTCGATCCCGTCTTCTCTCCCGACGGGGAATCGCTCGCGTTCTGCGCGGGCGGAAAGCTCCGAAGGGTCGCCGCGGTGGGGGGCCCGGCCGTCGATCTCGCCGAAGACGGCGGATGCCGCGGCGCGGCGTGGGGCCGCGACGGCACCATCGTCTTTTCGCCGACCGTGAATTCGGGACTCTGGACCGTGCCGGGTTCCGGCGGGCCGCCGAAGCCGCTCACGACGCTCGACGTCGCCGCCGGGGAGAGGAGCCATCGGTGGCCGGAACTATCGCCGGACGGCGAGACCGTCTTCTTCACGGTCGGGACGCAGGACAAGCCGGGAGACTACGACGACTCCCGGATCGACGCCGTTCCGATCCACGGGGGGAAGCGGCGCCTCGTCTACCGGGGAGCGAGCACGATCCGGAGTCTCGGAGGGAACGACTATCTCCTCGTGCACGCCCGCGATCTTCTGCGCGCCCACGCCGGCACCGGCGGCGAGATCCGCGAAGCGGCGGCGCCCGTCCTCCACGGGGTGGGCGGCGACCTCCGGAGCGGCGTCGCGTTCGCGGCGGCGGCGGGCGACGGCACGCTCGCGGCGGTCGTCGGCGTCACGGCGCACGACATCGACGAAATCGTCACGATCGACCGGGCGGGAAAGGTTTCTCCGACTCCGATCCCGCCGGGACGCTACGACAGTCTCGCCGTGTCTCCCGACGGCCGCCGCCTCGCGATCGGAGAAGGCCCCGGCGGGGGCAGCAGCACCGACGTCTGGGTCGCCGACCTCGCCGACGGCAACACGCTTCAGCTCACCTCGGACGGGAAGGCCGGCTCGGTGCGGTGGATGCGGGACGGGCTCTCGCTCGTCTATTCGACGACGGCGGGCTCGGATCTTGTCCGGGTCCCCGCCGACGGGAGAGCCGCCCCCGAGCCCCTCTGCCGGTTCGCCGAATCGGTCCCGATCTCCGTCGATTCGTTCAGCCCGGACGGCTCGGTGCTCCTCGTCACGCGGTTCGGGCTCGCCGGGCACCGCGCCGACGTCGACGCGGTCGCGATCGCGGGCCTTCACTCGGTCACCCCTCTCCTCGGGACCCCCGCGCCCGAGATGAACGCCGCGATCTCTCCCGACGGGCGCCGGATCGCTTACACCGCGGACTACGGCCGGGGCGAGCAGATTTACGTCCAGGGGTACCCCACGCTCGCGGGACGCTGGCAGGTTTCGCGCGACGGCGGGAGCCATGCGCACTGGTCGACCGACGGAAAGGAGCTTTTCTTCATCTCCGGTTACACGATGATGGCGGTGCCGGTCCGGACGGCCCCGGCGTTCTCCTACGGGGAGCCGAAACCGCTCTTCACGATCGAGAATCCCGCGGGGTCCGAGTACGCGAGCAATTACGACCTCTCCGCCGACGGAAAGCGCTTCTATCTCATCCGAAAGAAGAAGTCCGCCGGGGACACCGGAGCGCGGATCGACGTCGTTCTCCATGCGACCGACGGACCGCAGGAGGTCGCGCGGTGACGAACCCGGCACGCCGGATCGCGAGAAGCTTCGCGGAGACGGGGAATCGCGAATGATCGCCGCCGGAACGAAGCTCGGCCCGTACGAAATCGTCTCCCCGATCGCGGCCGGGGGTATGGGAGAGGTCTACAAGGCCCGCGACGCGAAGCTCGGCCGCTTCGTCGCGGTGAAGGTCCTCCCCGAGGCGCTCGCCAGGGACGCCGACGCGCTCGCCCGCTTCGAACGCGAGGCGCATGCCGTCGCCGCGCTGAATCACCCGAACATCCTGTCGATCCACGATTTCGGAACGGAAGGCGGCGTCGCATACGCCGTCATGGAGCTCCTCGAGGGGGAGACCCTCCGCGACGGCCTCGCCGGCGGTCCCCTCCCTCTTCGGCAGGCGATCGAAGTCTCCCGTCAGATCTGCGCCGGGCTCGCCGCCGCGCACGCGAAGGGGATCGTCCACCGGGACCTCAAGCCCGACAATGTCTTCGTCACCAACGACGGGCGCGTCAAGATTCTCGACTTCGGCCTCGCGAAACCCGCGGTCAACCGCGCGACCCCCGCCGACGAGACACATTCCCCGACGGTCTCCGCCTTCACCGAGCCGGGAACGGTGATGGGCACGGTCGGCTACATGTCGCCGGAGCAGGTGAAGGGACTCGCCGTCGACGATCGCTCGGATCTCTTCTCGTTCGGGGCCGTCCTCTACGAGATGCTCTCCGGAAAGCGTGCGTTTCAGCGGGAAACGGCCGCCGAAACGATGACCGCCGTGCTCCGCGAGGACCCGCAGGAGCTCGACGTTTCCGGGACGCGGATTCCGTTCGCGCTCGATCGGATCGTCCGGCACTGTCTCGAGAAGAAGCCGGCGCAGAGATTCCAGTCGGCGAGCGACATCGCGTTCGCGATCGAGAGCGCATCGGCGCCCGCCTCCGGCGCCGTCGCCGCCGCGCCGCCGGAGCGGCGCCGAGGACGCGTTCTCGCCGTCGCCGCCGCGCTCGTCGCCGCGGCCCTCGCCGGCTGGCTCGGATCCTCCGCCCTGCGGAAGCCCCCGGCGGCAGGTCCGGCGCTCGCGGGCGTCGCGCGGTTCAGCCACGATCCCGGAATTTCCGAGTGGCCCACGTGGTCTCCGGACGGGGCGCTCCTCGCCTTCGCGTCGAACCGGAGCGGCAATTTCGAGATCTACGTGCGCCGCGTCGACGGCGGACACGAGATCGACGTCACGAACGACCCGGGCGAGGACTTCCAGCCCGCCTTCTCCCCCGACGGGAACTCGATCGCGTTCGTCTCCACGCGCTCGTCGCGGACCGGCATGATCCGCACCGGCGCCGCGTTCGGGTTCCAGTTCCGCGTTTTCGGCGGGGATCTCTGGGTCGTGCCGTCGCTCGGGGGCCAGGCGCGCCGGCTCGCCGCGGACGCAAATGCGCCGGCGTGGGACTCCTCGGGCAAGCGCATCGCGTACGTCAGCGGCCCGGAGTCGCACCGGTCGATCCTCGAGATTCCG contains the following coding sequences:
- a CDS encoding protein kinase encodes the protein MTLVAGTRLGPYEVLAPLGAGGMGEVYRAKDTRLDREVAVKVLPEHLSANSELRQRFEREAKAISALTHPHICTLHDVGNQDGVEYLVMELLDGQSLAERLENGALPPDQVIRYGVEIADALEAAHRAGIVHRDLKPGNVMLTRSGVKLLDFGLAKHRAAAVQSEISQLSSLPTELTPSRPALTEQGTIMGTFQYMAPEQLEGKEADARTDIFAFGCVLYEMATGKKAFTGKSRASMIGAILRDTPAPISSIAPMTPPAFDRLVQTCLAKEPEDRFQTAHDVKLQLQWIAEGGSQAGAPAVVVSRRKTREKIAWAAAAVLLLGVIALGYGYVRRKPAPASPVRFQLVLPDALSVVEAPRISPDGKLLAFSARSVDGKSQIWLRPLEALDPRPVPGTDGASYRPIWAPDSRHIAFVAEGKLKKVDISGAPPQTICDATTGADGSWGKDGTILFDGQASDPIRRVSAAGGLPQTAVKGEGGASVGWPSFLPDGKHFLYFEFGGGTGQGRLMAASLDPKEKARKVLDSDSLAQYALPGDLLYVKEGTLVAQAFDASALKLTGEPVPIAERMGATGNGLADFSVSANGALVYRGGVTNEDRLAWVDRSGKELSDVDKPAAYASTALSPDGTRLAMDLSDSRSDKSDIWIRDLVRGVTSRFTFDPANETAPVWSPDGSRLVYSSDRKGPPALYAKDASGTGPETELWSCGETVLANDWSSDGKFILVNRLTAKSSWDIWVYPTDRTAKPFPFVQGAFTEVIPTFSPDGRYVTYMSNESGRFEIYVQQFPGPGGKWQVSAAGGIEPHWSADGKTIYFRSLDAKMMAASVEAGATFTAGVPQALFDARLQPGNRRNSYLVTRDGQKFLLLSPVGREKIAPITVVLHWPETLHQ
- a CDS encoding protein kinase, with amino-acid sequence MTLAAGTKLGPYEVISPLGAGGMGEVYRAKDTRLDREVAIKVLPEHLSANSELRQRFEREAKAISALTHPHICTLHDVGNQDGVEYLVMECIEGQSLATRLESGPLPPDQVIRYGTEIADALEAAHRQGIVHRDLKPGNVMLTRSGVKLLDFGLAKHRAAAVQSEISQLSSLPTELTPSRPALTEQGTIMGTFQYMAPEQLEGKDADARSDIFAFGCVLYETATGRKAFSGKSRASLIGSILKDQPAPISSIQPMTPPALDRLVQTCLAKEPDDRFQTAHDVKLQLQWIAEGGSQAGAPAVVVARRRSRERTAWAVAAAASMAAIALGIGFLRRAPAPKRVMRFEIPQPAGLTLMGAPKVSPDGRNVAFVGTDAQGKSELWLRSFDALTARPIAGTEGVTTLVRPFWSPDSRFVGYFVGDKLMKIPLDGGPPQKICDSPTLGDGTWSEDGTILFDGTAGDPIRRVAADGGIPKVEVATNIKGLTGVGWPQFLPGGRRFLLINNGGKEADNGVWIAELGGGGLHRVVSGLSRVEFAPPDELLFVRENTLVAQRIDPSSGKLRGDPIPVAEGVGIQNAGQADFSASRNGVLVYRAGQSEENRLAWIDVSNGHSDAGADLGTGRNPALSPDGRWLAVDRAEGKSQDIWLRDLKRGVSSRFTTDPKPEYAPLFTPDGKSLLYSRDEGGGRWAIVSRSLDSPDEKILVPAAPTQLTLAISPDGKSLLYQSIKGTVGTLAFGLFVTDLAAGGPGKAYSPSSFGELGGTFSPDGGWIAYSSNESGRFEVYVQAFPEPGRKWQISTDGGGSPIWAPDGHGLYYVAADRKLMRVDVKTAPGFDAGVPQALFPIALAPGRARNKILISPDGKRLLIMGSANAGASTPMTVVLDWNAAVRK
- a CDS encoding protein kinase, with translation MTLASGDRLGPYEILSPLGAGGMGEVYRAKDTKLQRAVAVKVLPESLAADPERLARFEREARVLASLNHPSIAAIYGVEDSTSVKALVLELVEGPTLQDRIEAGPIPVEEALPIARQIAEALEAAHEKGIVHRDLKPANVKVDHDGKVKVLDFGLAKALDPAASSSSPDLSHSPTLSIGTQAGMILGTAAYMSPEQARGKTADRRADVWALGVVLWEMLTGRRLFAGETVSDTLAAVLRQEIDWSALPEDAPPAVRKLLVRCLERDPRNRLHDAADARIELDEAGGTEPEAAGASPGPRRPSRTVWLPWAIAAAALSVGAVAIWKARASRPEVARLSIALPAGVALDTDTPVQAQILAISRDGRRVAFRGRTRDGAMLYLRFLDGSEAAPIRGTDDGFDPVFSPDGESLAFCAGGKLRRVAAVGGPAVDLAEDGGCRGAAWGRDGTIVFSPTVNSGLWTVPGSGGPPKPLTTLDVAAGERSHRWPELSPDGETVFFTVGTQDKPGDYDDSRIDAVPIHGGKRRLVYRGASTIRSLGGNDYLLVHARDLLRAHAGTGGEIREAAAPVLHGVGGDLRSGVAFAAAAGDGTLAAVVGVTAHDIDEIVTIDRAGKVSPTPIPPGRYDSLAVSPDGRRLAIGEGPGGGSSTDVWVADLADGNTLQLTSDGKAGSVRWMRDGLSLVYSTTAGSDLVRVPADGRAAPEPLCRFAESVPISVDSFSPDGSVLLVTRFGLAGHRADVDAVAIAGLHSVTPLLGTPAPEMNAAISPDGRRIAYTADYGRGEQIYVQGYPTLAGRWQVSRDGGSHAHWSTDGKELFFISGYTMMAVPVRTAPAFSYGEPKPLFTIENPAGSEYASNYDLSADGKRFYLIRKKKSAGDTGARIDVVLHATDGPQEVAR
- a CDS encoding protein kinase, giving the protein MIAAGTKLGPYEIVSPIAAGGMGEVYKARDAKLGRFVAVKVLPEALARDADALARFEREAHAVAALNHPNILSIHDFGTEGGVAYAVMELLEGETLRDGLAGGPLPLRQAIEVSRQICAGLAAAHAKGIVHRDLKPDNVFVTNDGRVKILDFGLAKPAVNRATPADETHSPTVSAFTEPGTVMGTVGYMSPEQVKGLAVDDRSDLFSFGAVLYEMLSGKRAFQRETAAETMTAVLREDPQELDVSGTRIPFALDRIVRHCLEKKPAQRFQSASDIAFAIESASAPASGAVAAAPPERRRGRVLAVAAALVAAALAGWLGSSALRKPPAAGPALAGVARFSHDPGISEWPTWSPDGALLAFASNRSGNFEIYVRRVDGGHEIDVTNDPGEDFQPAFSPDGNSIAFVSTRSSRTGMIRTGAAFGFQFRVFGGDLWVVPSLGGQARRLAADANAPAWDSSGKRIAYVSGPESHRSILEIPVDGGAPRTILASAQSRYEITRIHYSPDGRWISFETAPDGALFAVSAAGGAAPRFLLPRAASHAWDAKNGRIVYLNQEPSGGTRVETVAVSDGKVAGRPVPIAVMTGILRDTAIAADGRRIAIAELEGSLNLTLLPMKPDGSGPSGPEEPLDTGHVLDRYPAVSPDGRKIAYDSDRLGSEDLWIYDRDAKRSERIELPGKDLGVNEPHWSPDGKRIAVTRMVERTGKGAVWSVSPDGSQADELTTLETLFANSGPFSPDGREILFTNRGGGWDQVFAFRFGDKSLRQITRSPSDKYDGAWSPDGRWIAVEEAAGEKYRLLRVSSDGKDTKVLVSSDERLRHSFVSPDGRWVFYQPSHRNIWRVPSDGGTPQQVTRFPESGLFLEEPSMAPDGSFLVYSKSNGGSSLWLLTLAAESSPK